Proteins co-encoded in one Malus sylvestris chromosome 9, drMalSylv7.2, whole genome shotgun sequence genomic window:
- the LOC126634484 gene encoding uncharacterized protein LOC126634484 — MDSETALELVKRGVTLLFLDVPQHTLIGIDTQMFSVGPEFKGIKMIPPGPHFVYYSSSTRDGKEFSPIIGFFIDAGPSEVIVRKWNQQDERLVKVPEEEEERYCQAVRSLEFDRHLGPYNLSQYGDWKQLSSYITKSIIQRIEPIGGEISIASESAMRINTPNTMTEKALDEQLNASKFSTPSDKSQTRGCYYTSIPRVIKQKGIQCQQLTSLNLDKTQLLESVLLEDYGGSEDLLLAELQFAFIAFLMGQSLEAFLQWKSLVSLLFGCTEAPFRTRSQLFAKFIKVIYYQLKHGLQKGCADTSVASSLLDDSWFSADSFLHRLFKEFFLLVQDASVVDGDLLSWTRKLKELLENNLGWEFQNDSAVDGMHFEEDDEYAPVVEMLDDLSSSEAPVI; from the exons ATGTTTTCTGTGGGCCCGGAATTCAAAGGCATAAAGATGATTCCTCCGGGTCCTCATTTTGTGTACTATAGCTCATCCACGAG AGATGGCAAGGAGTTTTCGCCAATTATCGGGTTTTTTATTGATGCCGGGCCATCGGAG GTAATTGTTCGTAAGTGGAATCAACAAGACGAACGATTAGTCAAAGTACCAGAAGAAGAG GAAGAGAGATACTGCCAAGCAGTTAGAAGTTTGGAGTTTGACAGACATCTTGGTCCTTATAATCTAAGCCAGTATGGAGATTGGAAACAATTATCTAGCTACATTACAAAGAGCATCATTCAACGGATTG AGCCCATTGGAGGAGAAATTAGTATTGCATCTGAATCTGCAATGCGTATAAACACTCCTAACACAATGACGGAGAAAGCTCTGGATGAGCAGTTGAATGCTAGCAAGTTCTCAACACCTAGTGACAAGTCTCAGACGAGAGGATGTTACTACACATCAATTCCCCGTGTTATCAAACAAAAAGGAATCCAGTGCCAACAACTTACTTCTTTGAATCTTGACAAG ACACAATTGTTAGAAAGTGTACTGCTAGAAGATTATGGTGGTTCTGAGGACCTGCTTCTTGCGGAGCTGCAATTTGCCTTTATTGCATTTTTG ATGGGCCAATCACTTGAAGCATTTCTACAATGGAAGTCCTTGGTCAGTCTTTTATTTGGATGCACTGAAGCT CCTTTCCGTACAAGAAGTCAGCTATTTGCAAAG TTTATTAAGGTCATCTACTATCAATTGAAACATGGACTTCAGAAAGGTTGCGCAGACACAAGCGTTGCGTCATCATTGTTAGATGATTCATGGTTTTCTGCTGATAGCTTTTTGCACCGTCTTTTCAAG gaattttttttgttggtgcAAGATGCCTCAGTTGTTGACGGAGATCTTCTGTCATGG ACAAGGAAGCTCAAGGAGTTGCTTGAAAACAATCTTGGATGGGAATTCCAGAATGACAGTGCAGTTGATGGGATGcactttgaagaagatgatgag TATGCTCCTGTGGTTGAAATGCTGGATGACCTAAGTTCTAGTGAAGCACCAGTAATTTAA